A single genomic interval of Helianthus annuus cultivar XRQ/B chromosome 13, HanXRQr2.0-SUNRISE, whole genome shotgun sequence harbors:
- the LOC110897901 gene encoding auxin-responsive protein SAUR36 has product MAMKQQIRGFRIRMKLAKVIKWALHEKPLNGTDKAMTRLCKFGRSIKRTIKDLLLLKPGSNYIRLGRESMDREKPVPRGHLAVYFGEEEDDLRRVLVPVIYFNHPLFGELLREAEKVYGHDHCGGIHVPCRFSEFEDVQSRISAAGGCGVYGGSRRSWL; this is encoded by the coding sequence ATGGCCATGAAACAACAAATTCGTGGTTTCCGAATTCGcatgaagcttgctaaagtgaTCAAATGGGCACTTCATGAAAAACCCTTAAATGGTACGGACAAAGCCATGACAAGGCTATGCAAGTTCGGCAGGAGTATAAAAAGAACCATAAAAGACCTCTTGTTGTTGAAACCGGGTTCAAATTATATTCGGCTTGGGCGAGAAAGCATGGATAGGGAAAAACCGGTGCCGAGAGGGCATTTGGCGGTTTATTTTGGAGAAGAAGAGGATGATTTACGTAGGGTTTTGGTGCCGGTGATTTATTTTAATCATCCACTTTTTGGTGAGTTGTTGAGGGAGGCTGAGAAGGTTTATGGGCATGATCATTGTGGTGGTATACATGTACCGTGCCGGTTTTCTGAATTCGAGGATGTACAAAGTAGGATTAGTGCCGCCGGTGGTTGTGGTGTGTATGGTGGTTCACGGCGGAGCTGGTTGTAA